The Branchiostoma floridae strain S238N-H82 chromosome 1, Bfl_VNyyK, whole genome shotgun sequence sequence gggcagccgtttccgccaacccaatttttcccccttgtcggcgcacgacaaataatttttgtacattctttttagtataaataacggatacagtcatcgccgtaaacccaacctcagcacaatgtcgtacaaacatcagctgctacgtctagacgtgaagtccttggtccaaaagtgcgcaaaatttaacaaacggacatgaaatccacagaaatagtcaccttctgaacataagtcctgcaaccgccggagtgttcaacggtctgaaattcgaattcacccgctgaaattggcgcatgtgcagaagttaaaacgtcatgtttcccgtggggatcataagaaaagacgcagccgtctgccggcgtcgggtgactaagtattttatagccccatcagtggccgtctccgacggcaatggaacttctttcagccgttcgggcgttcaccataaaaactgacagaacggcacggacgctcacgatgtgtccgcggccgtttcggacggcaatgaacgcgtccagaacgtctgaaacgcgctcggacgccattggacgcttgtagacgccgtccgggcagtttcggacgcttgaattttcatgATCCTTTGCACAAATCTTTTAGTTTCAGaaagcatccactatctttgaTCAGTGACATCGAAAAATAAGCTTATTGGTCAGTTTCTTTACTGCTGAAAGacagtctgaaacatctgactcttAGATAATTTATCCATGATTTATagtagcatacatgtatctaacctGCATTGACTTACATCTAAGACATTTTCCAGACAGAGTCCACAGTGCAGGTTGGTCCCACCAGTACGGGGTACGGCCTGGTTCGGGAGGGTTTGGTGTTCGGAGGCGCCACCCTCACCGCTACCGACGTGGCTGTGGCTGCCGGGCTGGCCGACCTGGGCGACCCCGGTCATGTGACCAGTCTGGACCGGGTCCTGGTGCGGCAGGCGGTGGACAGGATTCACCAGATGGTCGAGGAGGCCATCGATCAGGTCAAGGtgtgaatcaatcaatcaatcaatcaatcaatcaatcaatcgataaCAACCTAGACTCAGGAGACATCAGATGGTCGAGGAGGCCATCAATCAGGTTGAGGTGggagtcaatcaatcaatcaatcaatccccTGCCGTGTcaccttgggaaagacactttacacttCACCCAGGTGAGAATAGTATCTACATTGTAGCTTTTGCTTGGGGTGTCCGTGATCACTTTTTGCACTCGTAAAACAAACTGTGAAAATTACATTGCATCTGTAAGTCTTGTCAATTTTTTGAACATCAAAAgttcactgttttttttttcagtgtaaaGCCAAACTGACAGATGATGATTTTACTGTTTATTTTTCTCCAGCTGAGTGGTGAGGATCAGCCCATTCTGCTGGTGGGGGGTGGCACCATTCTGGTGGATGGGAAGAGAAACATCAGCGGAGCATCAAGTGTACAGAAACCTCAGCATTACCAGGTCAGGTTATACCAGgtctcacacacacgcacacactcacacacccgcacgcacacacacgcacgcacgcatgcacacacacacacacacacacacacacacacacacacacacacacacacacacacacacacacacatcagcgGAGCATCAAGTGTTCAGAAACCTCAGCATTACCAGGTCAGGCTAATGCCAGCAAATTACCCAAAACAAGTGTCGACCTGCTTTTCCCTCAGACTGTTTACAGTCCGTGATATATGTCAGGCCAGTTACCTATATTCTGTGAGGTCAAAATTGCAAAGGTAAAAGCTGGTCAAAATACCATAAAGTTTAGATATTTCCCCGCCAAGTTCTTTGTACGTGACCTAGCTGGTGTTCCATCTGTCACCTTTCATCTTGTTCTACTCAAGACGAGTACACATTGCAGGTTAAGCTGTTGCTGCTGCAGTGTGCCATTAATGTGGCACATTGACAGTTATGTGTTCTCCCTCATCATGGTTTGTTCGTGGAATTGACACCAAGGTGCAGTGCAATAAGTAGAACCTGGtgagttctctctctctctgtctttgtgatagagagagagagaatgagagaATGAGAAAGAGATAGAGAATGAGATAGATGCAAAGTTATTAGAACCGCTATCTACGCGTGCACAGTTTCCAACATCTTAGTTctttgccttgaagtggtcttgtgaccttgctttgaacaatcttgtaaaaaaaagttagtATTGCCCTGAGCAAGGTGACAGCTGATCACTAAAATGTTTGCTGTCAGTTAGAAAAAGAATTTTGTGGAATAACTTACTAACGTCACCCAGGTAGCTAATGCCGTCGGGGCAGCGCTGGGCCAGGTGAGCGGGACGGTGGACCGGGTGGTGAACCTGGCACAGACGACTCGGGACCAGGCCATCAGCAGGGCGAAGGCAGACGCCGCTCGGCAGGCAGTGGCGGCCGGCGCAGTGGACAGCTCTGTGGAGGTTGGTAgagtatgtggggaaggacaacctcaagccaaccgtccACGGCATGTTCCCTGTATAGGAACTTCattcgaaccaacacacaacaattATGTTGccatgtggcttcctcagtgttatgggctcgaatgagcaaTTAGTACAGCATGTCCTTGCTTTTATAGGCCAAGTGCATAGTGAACTGACCAAGTGCAAGGTGCCCCAGGTGGCTTATCCAATCACAGTTCAGCTAGGTAGTGCAGTCTGCTCTAGGACTGGTACATAACATGACCTCACTTGACCTTGACGAAGGCTGTGGAGGTTGGACATATATAAGATCCACAGATTCTTAGAGCTGCATTGAAAAACAGCATCTTACCCTTAACTTCCTGGGAACGGCAAATGATCGATAGTGATTGAGTGTGCATGAGTCACGTGATAGCACTGTAATGACTTTcaagtcactcactcactcactatcctgtttagcgtccgttcttccctgtcttgcagaggttggacgtGTCGCCAAGACGTTTTGGTTTGTGTTCAAAGTGTTCAAAGTAAGTAGTTTCTCTGGTGCAGATTACAGAGGTGAGCGAGGTCCCCCTAGCATACGTCCCCAGCAATGTCACCAAGGTCACCGTGAAGGCAGTGGGGACCCTGAAGGACAGACACACCGGTGCGGGGACCGACCTTGCTGACATCGGCAGTACTGGTACCATGGCAACGGAGCAACAAATGGCAGAGGAAGATGGTAATGGGTTATgcttttttgttacattttctcCTCTTGTTGATACCAGTATTCTCTTTAAAGGTACACAATGTAGTATTACCAAAGTGCATAGTAAGTGTAGAATTTCTAATAAAGTATGCCAGCTTTTCAGATTTCTGATGTGGAAGCCATTTAAACtgtaaactactagtacttcatgTCAGTTATAATGTCAAAAGTTTTCTTTAGCACAACAGCAGGTATTTGTTGTTGATAGTTACAGTGAATTTTGGGTGACATTGATCTTATTCAAGATGGGGAATCGAACctaacaaatcaatcaatcaatcagagtGACTCTgtaattttgtatctgtactgTATGTATAACTtgccttcagcataacacaccagctttgcggGCACGCGGCATTACAAAAGCTTATCATTCCCCACTTTCTGCACCCCAGCTGTCGCCCCGCCCCCTCCAGCCCCTCCCCCTGCCTCCCCGGCCGGCCACCTCCCCACCCTCCAGGAAACGGAGCCCCAGATCCACCCTGAGACGGGGGAGTGGGTCCTGAGTCGCTGGGACGTGGAGTGTCTGGCCGTGGGGGTGGGGATCCTCGGGTGTGGTGGGGGAGGCAGCCCGACCCTCGGCAGGCTGCAGATACTGAGGGCCATGGACGAGGGCCGGAAGATCAGAATAATCGCACCGGAGAGGTGAGGATGTGAGTTTTAAGAACTTCATCTGCATTTgagaaaagtttaaactttgttccaacacaacagaaGAAAGACTCACCATAAAGTTTCAGTCGAGTACTCCAACCTTCTTCAGATAGATGATTCGCTGCACTTATGTTCCGCAAGTCATTGGATGATGTCAGAACTCAGCAGcaaatcataaatggcgggaaggcagAACCTGCCCCATCAAGGTTTATCTGATGACTTACGGAACATCTATCTCAAGAAGGTCGGAGttctcgaccgaaaatttatggttaGTCTTCCTcagttgtgttggaacaaagtttaaactttttcaactaACTATGGATcgaacacagatgagctttcattcggatattcATCTGCATTTGGTTGTATTTCTTCCAATAGATCTCAGGTAATCGTAACAACTCCTTATTTTGAATTATAAATCAGATCCCCTTTATAGGCACTTAAAAGTGTCAATGATGCTTTATCGGTGTTCTTGATTTGTTCGTTTGGTAATGGTATGTTTGGTATCCCTCTCCCTCTTATCAATTCCTCTCTCTTATctgtcctctctctctctctgtctctcctcTGTTCCTTCTCTCCCCTCTCCCCTTCTTTTCCTCTGTCTCCTCCTTTCCCACTCTCagtccccccctccccctctcttgCCTTCCTTCTCTCCCTCTCTAGATCTGTCTCTCTTATTTTTCTGGTTAATCTGAGATCTTTAtttttgcatgttcctgcccacatgggctaaatgcagtgattcaaTAGTATTACATGGAAATACTAAAGACTAGATACATATGATACAAGCGGACAGTTggacaaacaaaacatctggaGTTATACTATCACTAATAACTATTATCTTATGTatacatgcctcttccctcttcttaaaaccaATGTATAAGAACTCACATAGTATTTGTtgtgcatgtacaatgttgtctgtggctgacattatacatacaaatattagTTAATTTCACATAATGATTCCATTCTTGACCCCCGTGCCAGACTAGGCACGACCCCAGCCCTGACCGGTCCTGTGGCCGCTGTGGCGCAGATGGGCGCTCCCACCATCTGGATCGAGAAGCTGTTCAGCGGGACGGAGACGCAGGACGCGCTGCAGTGTGTGAAGGACTTGTACGCTGCCGGCTGCAGCAACGGACAACTGCCCAACATTGAAGGTTATATTAGCCTCCTTAGCACACTTACGAGTTCAAGTCTTTATTGTGATGATCATCGTATTGAGAGCTCAGGCAAACAAGAAAGTCCTGGAGGATGTGCAGTGACAAATGATAATTgttcaagcaactgaatatgattttggaaatagttggacatttcaggtagcaatttgtcactgacgaaaggtagtggatgctatctgaaactgatcatatccagttgtttgagtatcTATCATTTTGGGAACAGAACCTCATATTGTTGCTATGTAATTTTTCAGATAGTTTTGAAGTGAAGCAAGGTGACGGTGTGACATACCTGGATGACTACCGGCCTGCACAGAcggactcagacagacagacagacgcacagaCAGACGCAGATGGGGACGTGCCAGAGATCGTCGCAGTGTTGAGTATGGAGATCGGGGGACAGAACTCCATGGAGCCGCTGGTGGTGGGGGCGGCGCTGGACCTCCCCGTGGTGGACGCTGACGGGATGGGGAGGGCGTTTCCCGAGCTGCAGGTGGGAGGAGAAATTTGTTTCTGATGTCTCATCATCATTGTGACAAGCGTTATATAGTAATGAAGCCTTAATATTAGTGACACTAACACACATGCGCTTTAGAGGAACTGAAGTAGAGAGCCTGCCAGCTAGAAGCAACTGGCATGAGTCGTGAATAAACCATCTCATCTCATCTTTCCTTTAGTCTGTGTCCCTTTTGACCGTTGGGGCATCACAGACAATCTGGCAACCAtgttttctccacccttctcaGATTTTGGTCATATTAGTGTTTTACTATTAAAGTGTCACGCCTGTCCAATATTTTCTCTGATAATAATCCTCGCATCTTTTTTGCTGTCTACCCTCCCTCCTCTTTCTTTTTCCCTGAATGGCTCCCTGCATGATCATAGTTTTGGCTAGACCCAATGACAGTGACATGTGTCTGCATCACCCTGGAGTTGTTCTCATAATGTGATCTGCTGTCCTGGTATTTCAATGAATGTTCTTAACTATCACTGTACATCTGTTGGTGTGTTGTTACTATAATATAATGCTTGTTCTTGATGTATTGGTTAGACCCAATGACTGTAATAATTGTGTCTGCATCACCCAGTTGttttcatacaaatgtatgtggtcTGCTGTCCTGATATTTCAATGAATGTTCTTAGCTATCACTGATGTTGATGTGCTATATAATGCAGCTGTTCTTGATGTATTGACTTAATGTCACATTTTTGGGCTAAATTCTATATTTCTCTTCCCTGTCCTGATGCTGCTCTATTCCCATGCAGATGTTTACACCACTTATCTACGGGTGTGAAACTTGTCCCGCTGCTGTGGCCGATGACAAAGGTCAAAGGGCAGCCTTACTGCAGGCCGATTCTCCGAAGCATCTCGAAAACCACTTCAGGGCAGTCTGTGTCGAAATGGGGTGAGCCAATATCCCTGAGTCATAATTGTACCAGGCTTCacatgtcactggaaaaataattatagaaattggccaaatagataACACACCAGATGAGTTAGCCGACCAAATTTAACTACAGTTGGTAACTGTAGTTAAATTACCTAAGGAGTGTGAACGTTGCTCTGCCGACAAAAAATCACAGCTTCTAgatccagaggcagggctgctCTTGGTTGTCCATCGTAGTCGATGATGACTTCTACGTGCATTTTCTCATCTGTTATGTACTGGCAGGTGGCTCAGGAGTCCGATTCTGGACCTGCAGGGTCGTCCGCACTGCTCACAGCTGAACTGGGGCTGACCCTGCTGCCTGGTCACTGCTGCTGCTGCCGCTGCTTTACGTCTGCGTCTGGCCTCTTCAATGTTTGTTCGGCGGGCCCTTTCGAAGTTTTCCTGAGCAAGCTTCGTTAGCGAGCGCCAGCCACTACGGTCTTGTGCCTGTGTCTCAAGCTGGTTCGGGGCTATGTCAGCATacttaatgtttgtttttatattgTCCTTAAAGCGCTTTTGCGGTCTACCCCTCTTCCTTTTTCCTTGGCAAAGCTCACCATAGAGGAGCTGTTTTGGGATCCTAGAGTCATCCATTCGAATGACATGTCCTGTCCATCGAAGTTGAGCTTTCAGAATTACTGCTTCTATACTTGTGGTCTTTGCTCTGTCTAGGATCTCAAGGTTGGAGACCTTATCCTGCCAGCGAACACCAAGGATTGAGCGCAGACTGCGCACGTGAAAGCGCTCTAGCTGCTTAATGTGTCTCCTGTACAAAGTCCAAGTCTCACAGCCGTACAGCAGGCTGGGGATGACAACTGCTTGGTAGACTTTTAACTTCGTGGGTAACTTTATGTTATGCTCGTTAAGCACTCGTGTTTTCAGTCTGCCGAGTGCCTGACTGGCTTTACAGATCCTGTTGTTGATCTCTTTGTCAAGGGAGCCGTCATTGGACATAACACTACCGAGGTAAGTGAACCCATCCACGGTCTTCAGTTTGGTACCCTCGATTGAGATACACGGACAACGGGCCACAGACAGTGGTGCGGGCTGAAGAAGCACTTCTGTTTTATCAAGACTGACGGTGAGACCAAAGAGGTTTGCTGCCTCTGCAAATTTGTTGACGAACAGCTGGAGAACTGGCTCCTTGTGGGCCATCAGGGCACAGTCGTCAGCAAAGAGGGCCTCTAGGATAGTTGTCACCACTGTCTTTGTTTTTGCCTTCAGTCGGCGCAGGTCAAAAAGGGATCCATCTGTTCTGTACTTCAGGTGCACACCATCTCTTGCATCCTTCAATGCCTGGTCGAGGACACAAGTGAAGAACAGGTTGAAGAGAATTGGTGCTAATACGCACCCCTGTTTGACACCATTGgaaatttcaaatgtttcagATGATTCTCCCCCACACAGCACCATGCCTGTCATCTGGTCGTGAAATAGGCGAATCAGGTTGACAAACTTTCTGGGGCATCCATACTTTTCAAGTATTGTCCAGAGTGCCTCCCTACtcacagtatcaaaagcttttgtTAAGTCAATGAAAACTGCATATAGGTCCAGGTTTTGCTCCTTGCACTTTTCTTGGACCTGGCGAACAGCAAATATCATGTCCACTGTGCTCCGGCCTGGGTGAAAACCACACTGTGCCTCCGGGAGGTTATTCTCTGTGATGGTGGAGATCAGCCGGTTAAGTATGATGCGTGCTAGCAGTTTTCCAGCAATGGACAAAAGAGAAATGCCTCGGTAGTTTCCACATTCAGATTTACTGCCTTTGTTCTTGTAAAGTGGAACAATTGTTGCATCTCTGAAGTCCTGAGGCATGTCTTCCTCTTTCCATATGTTGATGAGAAGGGTGTGAAAGCTACTAAGGGCTGTGGGTCCCATTGCTTTGAATACTTCAGCAGGGATACTGTCCTTTCCGGGAGCCTTACCAGCACTTGTCTGTTTGATAGCCTCGTTGACCTCCTGTAGTGTAGGGAGGAGGTCAAGAGCATTAATGGTAGGTCTTTGAGGAATTCTTTCCAGAACTTCCGCACTCACTGTGGATGGTCTGTTGAGTAAAGAACTAAAATGTTCCTGCCATCTCTTGTTGATAGCACTTTGTTCCTTCAGCAGGGTGCCATCAGCTGACCTAAGTGGAGCGGTGCTGGGCTTTGGTGGTCCAAACACTGTCTTAATGGCACTGAAGAACTTCTTGCTGTTCTTGGTGTCGGAGTAGTGTTGGATCTCTGCAGCCTTCGTAACCCACCACTCGTCCTGCATGCGGCGGAGTGTAGCTTGGGTTTGTCTTTGGAGCTGCTTGAAGCGGTGCCTTTTGGAGGGAGAGGACAAGTCATTTTGCCATGCTGTAAAAGCCTTCCGCTTTTCATCCAGCAGTTGTAAGATGGCTTCGTCATTGTCATCGAACCAATCCTGGTGAGGCCGCCTCTTAGGACCAAGTGTACACTGAGCTGTCTCCTTCACCACTTTTTTAAACTGGTCCCACTGCTAACGACTTTTCAAATGCATGATAAGGAATTTagagtagttactcaagcaactggatgtggttCCAcatctttttggcatatcttattacctggatgtcttacctacATCGACATAAGGAATATAGAGATCTACTGATGTGTGTCCGTGACTGTTTCCCCACAGCTGCATGGCAGGAGTGGTGTTTAACCTGCTCACCGCCTCAGAGGTCCGCTCCACCTGTATTCTGTACTCCCAAAGTCGTGCCTGGCGTCTGGGACACACCGTTTTGCGCGCCTACAAGAACGGCATATCCCCGATTCAAGCCGTACTGCAGCAGGAGAACGGCAGGCTCCTGGCCACCGGAAAggtcagtactgtaaatgcagaaacctttgcggtggtttaatgttcacagttttcgcggtggctgcttcacggcgaacttaaaaccactacaAACATCTTTCCATGGccgtaagagactgcagtgcatggtgctaccgcgaacttaaaaccaccatgaaatggcccttttcccactaccgcaaaattaaatccccgcaaacttaaatgcatattCTTAGAATTTTACTAACGGACAATCAGAAACTGAGGTCATTCTTGGAATAGTCGCTCATATGTTGTATATGATTCAGCTTATGTCACAAAATTAAGACTATCTTTAATAGATCCTTGTAGGCACTCACCGTTGGCTCTGTCACAGCCTGATTTTGCTACATCAAAATTGtatgatgttttacattgaGCGTTCCCATGCCTTAAGTCGTGCAAAATGTAATCTTGACAATGTAAAATGTGAATCTTGACATGTTTGcagtgaatttctttttttctgacctTTTCTCCCCAAAATCACTACGTCAGCAGCCTGAATACTAGACTGGCAATGTAATAGTGCTTTGCCATTGTATTGCTAGTTAGGGTACAGTAAATTTTATCTACTGTTCCCCAGGTTTCGGATGTCCAGAGGACCACCACCAAAGGGTTTGCCCGAGGGGTTCTGAAGATCGAGGGGTCGGGGGATTTCCTGGGGAAACCCTCAAGATTGACTTCCAGAATGAAAACCTGGTGGCAAGGTTCCTGAGCGACAACAAGGTGGGAGGGTCATTTCTACTGTAGATTTATTAATTGTTTCAGGGATTCGATTATTCAGTATGAGTgaaaaggagtttttttttgcagtgtctTTAGTTTGCTGTCAAAACCATgctgtttcagaaaaaaaactttgttaatATAAAAAAATACTCAAGAAttcaaaaatataaaaattgaagaaaattcagatttagaaaataaaaaaaattggaaaattaaGAAATACAAGTGGTGTGTTACAGCAATAGACATACAATTTACAGCAGCAAACTGATGTTGGTACATACACAGCTCTTTGTTTCTCCGTTGTCACAATATAAAGCTCAGGTCTACCGTACTGAAGGTGGTTACATCTAGTGGGATGCCACCCCCGTTGGTTTCCCACGGCTTCCATACATGCCAATCTCCTATGCAGATTCCTAGGAGAATGATGTGGGCCTCTTCCGAAAGAGGCAAGCATGGAAGCTACAGAAAGCCATGGAACTGGATGGCAACCTGATGCTTCTGCTTCTGCTGCATGATTAGGGCGCAGTCACGTCGTGAGATTGACGTACAATATTGGTGCCGtaagattttcaagcaggctgacTGACAGACCCAACCGACGACAAGGATCAAAGAAAGCCTTTTGTATATGACAGCTGAACTAAATTGTAGGATGCATGCACGActgacacaaaaaatgccatacGTTAGCAATCGTACAATGATCACACAACGTATGTTACTCTGCccttcacaaacacacacctgcACTTGTTTCCCTCCAGGTGGTGGCGTGTGTTCCCGACCTCATCACGATCGTGGACGCAGACTCGGGAACTCCCATCGCCACCGAGGAGCAGCGCTACGGGCTGCGCGTGGCCGTGCTGGTTCTCCCCGCCCCCCTGCTCCTCTGCACACCTGAGGCACTGCAGGTGGTCGGGCCGCAGGCCTTCGGCTACCCGGAAGACGTGATCTACTCACCTGTGGGAGAGTACACCTGTAACAAACCCGTCCCTCCTAAACCTCATGGACTTTTAGATGGTGACGTAAGGCCGGCAGTATGAGGGGGCTTTAGGAGTTCAAACCTCTGCATATAAAAggacccaacacacttatcgagaagagtatGGGTGATTCAGTGCTTGGCCAAAAATGCAAGCCATATATGGAGCCCTATGTGGCAGacactgtcattctcgtatactataagactgtttagccacagttgacgctgtagggctgatatcaattaggattttaccatggtcaatattgaccgaaggaggccatatagtaGTATATCGAGCTATATACTGCCCTACCACCAGCATCGATAGATCCCGAAAAGCATGATTTTGCTTCAATTGAGGATTGCTGCTGTGCCTTTTACACCTGTGCACACATGAAGCACTGCAGGTGGTCGGACCTCTGCCGTTCGGCTACCCTAAAGACGTGGTCTACTCACCTGTGGTAGACCATACCTGTAACCAACCCATCCCTCCTTAAGCTTAACTTATTTTACTTCATAGTTGGAAAGGTAAAGCGGGGTATTGAGTAAACTTTTGTATATAAAGTGAGTATACAGAAGAGATGTTGCAATATAATTTTTCATCAGAACATTGGTGCTGTGTTAGTGTAATGaataagcattcgtggatatatttgcctacttgtacacagtgtggattatcgcctcccagaatgtagttgagttgatctatcgaacagagagtagcaaattctttagagcaagcggaaagtaatgtgaacagctctgtgcgtttgtcattatatcgtgaacaatccataacaaattgacgttcgtcttcgatctcatttgggcagaatggacaaaacctctggtcattGGGAATTTTAGTAT is a genomic window containing:
- the LOC118422808 gene encoding uncharacterized protein LOC118422808 produces the protein MAALFSIGVDVGGTNTDAVVLQGDRVVSWSKQVTTPDVTTGVARAVRAVLAQVKDRNLQGTITRVNIGTTHFVNALVQRRDLVPVSVVRLCGTASRALPPFCDFPQDLKKVVCGSYHLVNGGLQFDGQEISSLEEEELRTCIRTIWEEGGRNVVIVGIFSPIAPQAQEEKVADLFRAEFPEVSLTLSHRVGQIGLLERENAAVLNECLKPLCHRTVEAFRQALNALGLTCPFYLTQNDGTLISAEQTLEFPVRTFASGPTNSMRGAAFLSDVEDAVVIDIGGTTSDVGCLMGGFPRHASTRVKVAGVSTNFRMPDVLSIGLGGGSIVRQMDGADRNETESTVQVGPTSTGYGLVREGLVFGGATLTATDVAVAAGLADLGDPGHVTSLDRVLVRQAVDRIHQMVEEAIDQVKLSGEDQPILLVGGGTILVDGKRNISGASSVQKPQHYQVANAVGAALGQVSGTVDRVVNLAQTTRDQAISRAKADAARQAVAAGAVDSSVEITEVSEVPLAYVPSNVTKVTVKAVGTLKDRHTGAGTDLADIGSTGTMATEQQMAEEDGNGFAGTRHYKSLSFPTFCTPAVAPPPPAPPPASPAGHLPTLQETEPQIHPETGEWVLSRWDVECLAVGVGILGCGGGGSPTLGRLQILRAMDEGRKIRIIAPERLGTTPALTGPVAAVAQMGAPTIWIEKLFSGTETQDALQCVKDLYAAGCSNGQLPNIEGYISLLSTLTSSSLYCDDHRIESSGKQESPGGYSFEVKQGDGVTYLDDYRPAQTDSDRQTDAQTDADGDVPEIVAVLSMEIGGQNSMEPLVVGAALDLPVVDADGMGRAFPELQMFTPLIYGCETCPAAVADDKGQRAALLQADSPKHLENHFRAVCVEMGCMAGVVFNLLTASEVRSTCILYSQSRAWRLGHTVLRAYKNGISPIQAVLQQENGRLLATGKVSFGCPEDHHQRVCPRGSEDRGVGGFPGETLKIDFQNENLVARFLSDNKVVACVPDLITIVDADSGTPIATEEQRYGLRVAVLVLPAPLLLCTPEALQVVGPQAFGYPEDVIYSPVGEYTCNKPVPPKPHGLLDGDVRPAV